From a single Paramisgurnus dabryanus chromosome 17, PD_genome_1.1, whole genome shotgun sequence genomic region:
- the gpr26 gene encoding G-protein coupled receptor 26, producing MHIAELTLSLLLAAIIVVSLLSNVVVLICFLYNPNIRKQVPGLFILNLTFCNLLLSASSMPLTLFGVLSNTHPGGHVFCEVVGFLDTFLTTNSMLSMAALSIDRWVAVVFPLSYHSKIRHRDAVIGLAYTWVHSLSFSVVAACLSWVGYHQLYASCTLCNNSAINAKTQFAVYTLALHTLTFLLVSVVLCVTYLKVLKVARFHCKRIDVITMQTLVLLVDIHPSVRQRCLEEQKRRRQRATRKISTFIGTFVICFTPYVITRIVELFVTEPFNPYWGVLSKSLAYSKAACDPFVYSLLRHQYRQTCSDIVNRLMQRSSLNASGHQHENGKIGKTDEIRKIRWSKEIIKDEEGETRPTD from the exons ATGCACATAGCGGAGCTCACGCTTTCCCTCCTGCTCGCGGCGATCATCGTAGTGTCGTTGCTGTCCAACGTGGTGGTGCTGATTTGCTTCCTTTACAATCCAAACATCAGGAAGCAGGTGCCAGGGTTGTTTATACTCAACCTGACTTTCTGCAACCTGCTTCTGTCCGCCTCCAGCATGCCACTGACTCTTTTTGGGGTACTGAGTAACACGCATCCTGGTGGGCATGTGTTCTGTGAGGTGGTCGGGTTTTTAGACACTTTCCTGACCACCAACTCCATGCTGAGTATGGCAGCGCTGAGCATCGACCGTTGGGTCGCCGTAGTGTTTCCTCTGAGTTATCACTCTAAAATCCGTCACCGGGACGCCGTGATCGGTCTGGCTTACACGTGGGTCCACTCGTTGTCCTTCTCCGTGGTAGCGGCGTGCCTGTCCTGGGTGGGATACCATCAGCTGTACGCGTCCTGCACACTTTGTAATAACAGTGCGATCAACGCAAAAACGCAGTTTGCGGTTTACACGCTGGCACTGCACACGCTCACGTTCCTGCTGGTTTCGGTGGTGCTCTGCGTCACGTATCTGAAAGTGCTTAAAGTGGCGCGCTTTCACTGCAAGCGCATAGACGTGATCACCATGCAAACCCTCGTGCTACTAGTGGACATCCATCCTAG TGTTCGCCAGCGCTGTCTAGAAGAACAAAAAAGAAGGAGACAGAGAGCCACTCGCAAAATCAGCACCTTTATCGGAACCTTCGTCATCTGCTTCACTCCGTACGTGATCACCAG GATTGTGGAGCTATTTGTGACTGAGCCATTTAATCCATATTGGGGTGTGCTGAGTAAGAGTCTGGCATACAGCAAAGCTGCATGCGACCCGTTCGTCTACTCTCTTCTGCGACACCAGTACCGTCAGACCTGCAGTGACATTGTCAATCGGCTCATGCAGCGCAGTTCCCTCAATGCCTCTGGGCATCAGCACGAAAATGGAAAGATTGGAAAGACTGACGAGATCAGGAAAATTAGATGGTCCAAGGAAATTATAAAAGATGAGGAAGGTGAAACCAGACCTACCGACTGA